One window of the Mixophyes fleayi isolate aMixFle1 chromosome 6, aMixFle1.hap1, whole genome shotgun sequence genome contains the following:
- the LOC142160658 gene encoding uncharacterized protein LOC142160658, which translates to MGFRVSPNTKDEDLTDIKIEDIEEEEETYVRGDQKCKKEEIPTDISTDGRSSRSISEELLILSPNCKIQNYDITPDSSGENPITPVIHHVLHSADISSHHAHHGECSLDSSYIGSYTTALRVDKIFPHAINAKCFTKNKKVITHQSKKTGENTFSCSECGKYFNDKSTFVRHQRIHTGEKPFSCSECGKCFNDKSAFVTHQRIHTGEKPFSCSDCGKCFTQKSSLDRHQRIHTGEKPFSCSECGKCFNDKSAFVRHQRLHPGAKPFSCSECGKYFRDKLALVTHQRIHTGEKPFSCSKCGKCFNNQSTCVRHQIIHTGEKPFSCSECGKCFTRQCALILHKRLHTGEKPFSCSECGKCFAQQSALIPHERLHTGEKPFSCSDCGKCFTQQSALIPHKRVHTGEKPFSCSECGKCFNGQSAFVTHQRIHTGAKPFACSECGKCFTHKSGLVIHQRFHTGEKPFSCSDCGKCFNDQSTFVRHVRTHTGEKPFPCSDCGKCFTHKSALVKHLRIHTGEKQFP; encoded by the coding sequence ATGGACGCAGCAGCAGAAGTATCTCAGAGGAACTTCTTattttatctccaaattgtaAAATACAAAATTACGACATTACCCCAGATTCTTCAGGAGAAAACCCTATTACCCCAGTTATACATCACGTACTTCACTCTGCAGATATATCATCTCATCATGCTCATCATGGGGAATGTTCTCTTGATAGCTCATATATTGGTTCATATACTACAGCTCTTAGAGTAGATAAGATATTTCCCCATGCTATAAATGccaaatgttttacaaagaacAAAAAGGTTATTACCCATCAGTCAAAAAAGACAggtgaaaatacattttcatgttctgagtgtgggaaatattttaatgataaatcaacttttgttagacatcagagaattcacacaggtgagaaaccattttcatgttctgagtgcgggaaatgttttaaTGATAAATCAGCCtttgttacacatcagagaattcacacaggtgagaaaccattttcatgttctgattgtgggaaatgttttacacagaaatcatctCTTGatagacatcagagaattcatacaggcgagaaaccattttcatgttctgagtgcgggaaatgttttaaTGATAAATCAGCCTTTGTTAGACATCAGAGGCTTCACCCTGGTgcaaaaccattttcatgttctgagtgtggaaaatattTTCGAGACAAATTGgctcttgttacacatcagagaattcatacgggtgagaaaccattttcatgctccaagtgtgggaaatgttttaataatCAATCAACCTGTGTTAGACATCAgataattcacacaggtgagaaaccattttcatgttctgagtgtgggaaatgttttacacgacAATGCGCTCTTATTCTGCATAAGAGGctccacacaggtgagaaaccattttcatgttctgagtgcggAAAATGTTTTGCACAGCAATCAGCGCTTATTCCACATGAAAgacttcacacaggtgagaaaccattttcatgttctgattgtggaaaatgttttacacaacaATCAGCACTTATTCCACATAAAagagttcacacaggtgaaaaaccattttcatgttctgaatgtgggaaatgttttaatggTCAGTCAGCCtttgttacacatcagagaattcacacaggtgctaaaccatttgcatgttctgaatgtggaaaatgttttacacataaatcggGTCTTGTAATACATCAGAGATTTCATACAggcgagaaaccattttcatgttctgattgtgggaaatgttttaatgaTCAATCAACTTTTGTTAGACATgtgagaactcacacaggtgagaaaccatttccatgttctgattgtgggaaatgtttcacaCATAAATCAGCTCTTGTTAAGCATttgagaattcacacaggagaaaaacaatTTCCATGA